A genomic window from Silene latifolia isolate original U9 population chromosome Y, ASM4854445v1, whole genome shotgun sequence includes:
- the LOC141631538 gene encoding uncharacterized protein LOC141631538 has product MEVLSRYLRKLCDQSLVSNHPNCLRLNLNYLIFADDLMIFTRGDVPSIEAVKFILNQFAGVYGLQTNIEKTNIYFGGVHPDVKEAILAATGFSDGQFPFRYLGVPLSPSRISVTMFDSLILKIK; this is encoded by the coding sequence ATGGAAGTCCTTTCTCGATATCTTAGGAAACTTTGTGATCAATCTCTTGTCTCCAATCATCCTAACTGTTTAAGGCTCAATCTTAATTATCTTATCTTTGCTGATGACTTGATGATCTTTACTAGAGGGGATGTTCCCTCTATTGAAGCTGTTAAATTCATTCTTAATCAGTTTGCTGGGGTTTATGGTCTTCAGACAAATATTGAGAAGACCAACATTTATTTTGGTGGGGTTCATCCTGATGTGAAGGAGGCAATCTTAGCTGCTACTGGGTTTTCTGATGGCCAATTTCCCTTCAGATACCTAGGAGTCCCTTTATCCCCTTCTAGAATTTCTGTGACCATGTTTGATTCTCTAATTCTGAAGATTAAATAA
- the LOC141631537 gene encoding protein FAR1-RELATED SEQUENCE 5-like, producing MFKEYVKGYRNVGASLEDFKNYWRDVKQFIKGYDAQMMIENFIQKKAMCSSYFYDFDVDDRGRLSRGVDHHKKCVTFGGGLIREETDDDFIWLFWSFLTAMSDKYHLCVITDQDRGIKAGVKTVFGDKTQHRYCIWHIMKILPEKIGTTLYKETNFMKELCSCVWAEDIERAKFEERWCSIVSSYDYPAINGLLRCLTKGLPGFQHISEICLKALWTLRDGNSRNYRRVQNSFPILETPHSLEKHASEFYTPFIFSEFQNEWKAACFTCGVKVVGISQSDIIPILDRERHKVHYVSFISNGVILNCSCKKFERHGILCRHTLYVLKEQGFEKVPTQYLLGRWSKLATCQPIFTNVHDTLIDDCNALDVRKNKIGTIWSEVFSGVTLAEQKPDYVDDFMVIIKGFKEKKHDWYQEF from the exons ATGTTTAAGGAATATGTCAAAGGATATCGAAATGTGGGAGCATCGCTAGAAGATTTCAAGAATTATTGGAGAGATGTGAAACAATTCATCAAAGGATATGATGCTCAAATGATGATTGAGAATTTTATACAAAAGAAAGCTATGTGTAGCTCTTATTTCTATGATTTTGATGTTGATGATCGTGGGCGACTTTCTAGA GGGGTTGACCATCACAAAAAATGTGTGACGTTTGGAGGAGGTCTTATAAGAGAGGAGACTGATGATGATTTTATATGGCTGTTTTGGTCTTTTCTGACCGCAATGAGTGATAAGTATCATTTGTGCGTAATTACTGACCAGGATCGAGGCATAAAGGCAGGAGTTAAGACAGTATTTGGGGACAAAACTCAGCACAGATATTGCATTTGGCATATCATGAAAATACTCCCTGAGAAGATCGGAACTACACTCTATAAAGAAACCAACTTTATGAAAGAGTTGTGTTCATGTGTTTGGGCTGAAGACATTGAACGAGCTAAGTTTGAGGAACGGTGGTGTTCAATTGTATCCTCATACGACTATCCGGCAATCAATGGTTTGTTACGATGTTTGACAAAAGGGCTTCCTGGATTCCAGCATATTTCAGAGATAT gtttgaaagcgctatggacgCTCAGAGATGGAAACAGTCGAAATTATCGCCGAGTCCAAAACTCCTTTCCTATTTTGGAAACACCTCACTCTTTGGAAAAGCACGCTTCTGAGTTCTATACTCCATTCATATTTTCTGAATTTCAAAATGAGTGGAAAGCTGCCTGTTTCACCTGTGGTGTTAAAGTCGTAGGGATTTCTCAAAGTGACATCATTCCCATCCTTGATCGTGAGAGACATAAAGTTCACTATGTTAGTTTCATTTCTAATGGGGTGATATTGAATTGCTCCTGCAAAAAATTCGAGAGACATGGTATTTTGTGCCGACACACACTATATGTGTTGAAAGAGCAAGGATTCGAAAAAGTTCCAACACAGTATTTGTTAGGTAGGTGGAGCAAATTGGCAACATGTCAGCCAATTTTTACTAATGTGCATGATACTTTAATCGATGATTGCAACGCTTTAGATGTTAGAAAAAACAAGATTGGTACCATATGGTCTGAAGTATTCTCAGGTGTGACACTTGCTGAACAGAAGCCCGATTATGTAGATGATTTTATGGTCATTATTAAAGGTTTCAAGGAGAAAAAACATGATTGgtaccaagagttctaa